The following coding sequences lie in one Amycolatopsis cihanbeyliensis genomic window:
- a CDS encoding TetR/AcrR family transcriptional regulator, with protein MTRPARRGAPPAGERLTRGTVITRATALIERDGAAAFSLRSLAKELNVRPAALYNHVEGLDDLLDAVAARFLAGFELTAADEHWPSWIRAVASRLHGHLRARPELTHLALSRGPDTAAGPALMHRFLEHLVSAGVSRAVAHLAWHTVLTVVIGSVQQEHARNRDRTDTFDAVLAVAMNGLVTIAHRDPDDRATALLHDHAVGRA; from the coding sequence ATGACAAGACCCGCCCGACGTGGCGCGCCGCCGGCCGGGGAGCGGCTGACCAGGGGCACGGTGATCACCCGCGCGACCGCGCTCATCGAGCGCGATGGTGCCGCCGCATTCAGCCTGCGATCCCTGGCAAAGGAGTTGAACGTACGACCGGCCGCCCTGTACAACCACGTTGAAGGGCTGGACGACTTGCTGGACGCGGTTGCCGCCCGGTTCCTCGCCGGGTTCGAGCTCACCGCCGCGGACGAACACTGGCCGAGTTGGATTCGCGCCGTGGCCTCGAGGCTGCACGGGCACCTGCGCGCCCGGCCCGAACTGACGCACCTGGCGCTCTCCCGTGGTCCCGACACCGCCGCCGGCCCCGCTCTCATGCATCGATTCCTCGAGCATCTGGTCTCCGCGGGCGTCTCGCGTGCGGTCGCCCACCTCGCCTGGCACACCGTCCTGACGGTGGTGATCGGATCGGTCCAGCAGGAACACGCCCGGAACCGCGACCGGACCGACACCTTCGACGCCGTCCTCGCCGTCGCCATGAACGGGCTCGTCACCATCGCCCACCGTGACCCCGACGATCGGGCCACCGCGCTGCTCCACGACCACGCGGTGGGACGAGCCTGA
- a CDS encoding DUF222 domain-containing protein has translation MSRTFGIDTSRMGEEELLAALGEIEQQRRGLYARELAVLAELDGRTTAARKGYRDVAALAREILRINAYDARQRVAHARAVVARYAPTGAPLEPDLPDVGTALAEGAIGPEHVEAIRATVARFPQPVSLPDREHAEELLTKAAREYEPHTVTALGREIVARLDQDGNPPTDEDLVRPARFLDWRDTRNGRLRGNVELDVETAALLTGLIEPRAKPHGTNEEPDRRGKYQRQGDAFAEVLRVAAGCPEDGPTEAGEPFSVMVSVTLDDRETRHRIRADQRAGIVSGGADPPDGLRCLYRSRRTRQQGRDPGHRAEAPHRTPGHPAGPDPARQRVRLPRLPEKAEAMRRAPCCFLGQRRPYRTVQPRTALPFSPQPDPPHGVGSPDAQRAPRIHPTRLPRPGTKTQAQPPPPPRKGGRMKLFLVGDEDVACSSADAPFLLAAHQPTSGRYPTATMLGVYQVGRGGVLESDDPEPKRIVHRGRPLAGEGFGDEGVRVVARHPADQLQAFQWHRAPTRPGGHVHWPEHGQRDDNQVALGLRAIDYRDGGLPFQVVQHVEAGPVEQFGKVHCDHLGECEGSGTASQLGVLGSPQPV, from the coding sequence GTGAGCAGGACTTTCGGCATCGACACCTCCCGCATGGGCGAGGAGGAACTACTGGCCGCGCTGGGCGAGATCGAACAGCAGCGGCGAGGTCTCTATGCCCGGGAGCTGGCGGTCCTGGCCGAGCTGGACGGCCGCACCACCGCCGCACGCAAGGGCTACCGGGATGTCGCGGCGCTGGCGCGGGAGATCCTGCGCATCAACGCTTATGACGCCCGGCAGCGGGTGGCGCACGCCCGGGCAGTGGTGGCCCGCTACGCCCCGACCGGTGCCCCGTTGGAGCCGGACCTGCCCGACGTGGGCACGGCTCTGGCGGAAGGCGCGATCGGGCCCGAACATGTGGAGGCCATCCGGGCCACCGTGGCCAGGTTCCCGCAACCGGTGAGCCTGCCCGATCGGGAACACGCGGAGGAGTTGCTGACCAAGGCCGCGCGGGAGTACGAACCGCACACCGTGACCGCGCTGGGGCGGGAAATCGTGGCCCGCCTGGACCAGGACGGGAACCCACCCACCGACGAGGATCTGGTGCGGCCCGCCCGGTTTCTGGACTGGCGCGACACCCGTAACGGGCGGCTCCGCGGCAACGTCGAACTCGACGTCGAAACGGCCGCCCTGCTGACCGGGCTGATCGAACCCCGCGCCAAACCTCACGGCACCAACGAGGAACCCGACCGGCGCGGCAAGTACCAGCGCCAGGGCGATGCGTTCGCCGAGGTGCTGCGGGTGGCCGCAGGATGCCCGGAGGACGGGCCCACCGAGGCCGGGGAACCCTTCAGCGTCATGGTCTCGGTGACCCTGGACGACCGTGAAACACGGCACCGGATACGGGCTGATCAACGGGCAGGAATCGTGTCCGGCGGCGCAGATCCGCCGGATGGCCTGCGATGCCTATATCGTTCCCGCCGTACTCGGCAGCAAGGGCGAGATCCTGGACATCGGGCAGAAGCGCCGCACCGTACCCCTGGCCATCCGGCGGGCCCTGATCCTGCGAGACAAAGGGTGCGCCTTCCCCGGCTGCCGGAAAAAGCCGAAGCAATGCGACGCGCACCATGTTGTTTTCTGGGCCAACGGCGGCCCTACCGCACTGTACAACCTCGCACTGCTCTGCCCTTTTCACCACAACCTGATCCACCACACGGAGTGGGAAGCCCGGATGCGCAACGGGCTCCCCGAATTCATCCCACCCGCCTTCCTCGACCCGGAACGAAAACCCAGGCGCAACCTCCTCCACCGCCAAGGAAAGGAGGCCGCATGAAACTGTTCCTAGTCGGCGATGAGGACGTTGCGTGTTCGAGCGCCGATGCCCCGTTCCTGCTGGCGGCGCACCAGCCAACATCCGGCCGCTACCCCACTGCCACCATGCTCGGGGTGTACCAGGTAGGCCGGGGCGGTGTTCTCGAAAGCGACGATCCCGAGCCCAAGCGGATCGTCCACCGCGGCCGTCCACTGGCAGGTGAAGGATTCGGCGACGAGGGTGTGCGGGTTGTTGCCCGCCACCCCGCGGACCAACTCCAAGCCTTCCAGTGGCACCGGGCGCCAACGCGCCCCGGCGGGCACGTCCACTGGCCCGAGCATGGACAACGGGATGACAATCAGGTCGCCCTGGGCCTGCGGGCCATCGACTACCGGGATGGTGGTCTGCCTTTCCAGGTGGTCCAGCACGTCGAGGCCGGTCCGGTCGAGCAGTTCGGCAAGGTCCATTGTGATCACCTAGGAGAGTGCGAAGGGTCAGGTACGGCGTCGCAGCTGGGCGTACTGGGCTCCCCTCAGCCCGTATGA
- the trxA gene encoding thioredoxin — protein sequence MSPTNLRDEVSAVTDDTFEREVLLRDHPVLVEFWARWCPPCRMMAPVLAEIAGERAGSLVVCTVNTDENPLVTRDYQVMSLPAVLLFRAGHPLRTIVGARAKAKLLSEVDEALRG from the coding sequence ATGTCACCGACCAATCTGCGTGACGAGGTGTCCGCGGTCACCGATGACACCTTCGAGCGCGAGGTGTTGCTCCGGGATCACCCCGTGCTGGTGGAGTTCTGGGCACGGTGGTGCCCACCCTGCCGTATGATGGCCCCGGTGCTCGCGGAGATCGCGGGGGAGCGGGCGGGCTCGCTCGTCGTGTGCACGGTGAACACCGATGAGAACCCGCTGGTGACACGCGACTACCAGGTTATGTCGCTGCCGGCGGTACTGCTTTTCCGTGCCGGACACCCCCTGCGGACGATCGTCGGTGCCCGGGCGAAGGCGAAGCTGCTGTCCGAAGTGGACGAAGCGCTGCGCGGGTGA
- a CDS encoding MBL fold metallo-hydrolase, producing the protein MNVVDEYTGHVEPGGDAARRTLDALTITKLSVGPMDNNAYLLVCRANNEALLIDAAADPERISDMVGHGTDRPALRTIITTHQHGDHWQALGAVAGAYGSNTAAHPEDAGPLPVPPDLLLAHGDTVPIGDCILEVIHLRGHTPGSIALLYRDPNGHPHLFTGDSLFPGGVGKTTSPENFRSLIDDVEQRVFADLPDDTWFYPGHGDDSTLGTERPKLAEWRERGW; encoded by the coding sequence GTGAACGTCGTAGATGAGTACACCGGGCACGTCGAACCCGGCGGGGATGCCGCCCGGCGCACCCTGGACGCGCTGACCATCACCAAACTGTCGGTCGGGCCGATGGACAACAACGCCTACCTACTCGTGTGCCGCGCGAACAACGAGGCGTTGCTGATCGATGCCGCGGCCGACCCGGAACGGATCTCGGACATGGTCGGGCACGGCACCGACCGCCCTGCCCTACGCACGATCATCACCACCCACCAGCATGGCGACCACTGGCAGGCTCTGGGAGCCGTGGCCGGGGCGTACGGTTCCAACACCGCGGCGCATCCGGAGGACGCCGGCCCCCTGCCCGTGCCACCGGACCTGCTGCTCGCGCACGGCGACACGGTCCCGATCGGCGACTGCATCCTCGAGGTCATCCACCTGCGCGGGCACACCCCAGGCTCCATCGCCCTGCTCTACCGCGACCCGAACGGCCACCCGCACCTGTTCACCGGCGACTCGCTGTTCCCTGGCGGTGTCGGGAAGACGACCTCGCCGGAGAACTTCCGGTCGCTGATCGACGACGTGGAGCAACGGGTGTTCGCGGACCTGCCGGACGACACCTGGTTCTACCCCGGCCACGGCGACGACTCCACGCTCGGCACCGAACGCCCCAAACTGGCCGAGTGGCGCGAACGCGGCTGGTGA
- a CDS encoding MerR family transcriptional regulator translates to MRIGELARRAGTTTRALRFYEAQGLLPARRSANGYREYDEEDLRLVSEILMLQAAGLSLDDTRPFVECLRAGHDAGDACADSVEVYRRRLAEVDACLERLNAVRAGLLTKLARALVRQPGPCRVTDRPIDDDVYEDREC, encoded by the coding sequence ATGCGGATCGGGGAACTCGCCAGGCGCGCCGGGACGACGACCCGCGCATTGCGTTTTTACGAGGCCCAGGGGCTGCTCCCCGCGCGCCGCTCGGCGAACGGTTACCGGGAGTACGACGAGGAGGACCTCCGGCTCGTCAGTGAGATCCTGATGCTGCAGGCAGCGGGGCTCAGCCTGGATGACACCAGGCCGTTCGTCGAGTGCCTGCGTGCCGGCCACGACGCCGGGGATGCCTGCGCCGATTCGGTCGAGGTCTACCGGCGCAGGCTCGCGGAGGTCGATGCCTGCCTCGAGCGGCTCAACGCCGTACGGGCCGGCCTGCTGACCAAACTGGCCAGGGCGCTGGTGAGACAGCCAGGGCCGTGCCGGGTTACGGACCGGCCCATCGACGACGACGTGTACGAGGACAGGGAGTGTTGA
- a CDS encoding DUF6745 domain-containing protein has protein sequence MSGRRGRKSRRIAVPPEPSAELDRWWRAIDIRGEWLRHILRTGPADRRAAEDAIAGLYTLLGESRPTFEWVDSPAAAVRLLPPDLTFRPAGPWPLESRMATLASRLRRRLDRRAGTGREPLTSPAELPPDPVPALRSGTRVESLVDGGVSGVLRRVARHSIAGVLRAELPERLGLVWYGQHEADWVAHYDLHRRVCGGCFSATDAEQLELWATLARSCGWWWPRAGRCVVAERPSAIRTEPAPGNAYGEVRLHHADGPAVVFPDGWAAHAWHGTWVPSWVIDAPTVRRITAERNAEVRRCAIERIGWSTFIDRAGLALVGRAADPGNPGCELSLYDLPRHRGVTPTRLLHAVNGSVERDGTRRQYGLHVPPWFDDPIDAAGWSYGLRGAQYAQLRRRT, from the coding sequence TTGAGCGGGCGTCGCGGGCGAAAGTCCCGCCGGATCGCCGTCCCACCGGAACCCTCCGCAGAGCTCGACCGCTGGTGGCGTGCCATCGATATCCGCGGCGAATGGTTGCGCCACATCCTCCGTACCGGACCAGCCGACCGGCGCGCGGCCGAGGATGCCATAGCGGGCCTGTACACGCTGCTCGGCGAGTCCCGCCCGACGTTCGAATGGGTGGACTCACCCGCCGCGGCCGTGCGGTTACTCCCACCGGACCTCACGTTCCGGCCCGCCGGTCCCTGGCCGCTGGAAAGTCGGATGGCGACACTCGCGTCCAGATTGCGCAGACGGCTGGACCGGCGCGCTGGAACGGGCCGGGAACCGTTGACAAGCCCAGCCGAGCTACCCCCGGATCCGGTGCCGGCCTTGCGGTCGGGCACGAGAGTGGAGTCTCTTGTGGACGGAGGTGTCAGTGGGGTGCTGCGTCGGGTCGCAAGGCACTCCATCGCCGGCGTGCTCCGGGCCGAGCTGCCCGAGCGACTCGGCCTCGTCTGGTACGGCCAGCACGAAGCTGATTGGGTGGCGCATTACGACCTACATCGCCGCGTGTGCGGTGGTTGCTTCTCCGCTACGGATGCGGAGCAACTGGAGCTGTGGGCCACCCTCGCGCGTTCCTGCGGCTGGTGGTGGCCACGCGCGGGCAGGTGTGTGGTCGCCGAACGCCCTTCGGCGATTCGTACCGAACCTGCGCCGGGAAACGCCTACGGTGAGGTGCGATTGCACCATGCCGACGGTCCCGCCGTGGTCTTCCCGGACGGTTGGGCCGCGCATGCCTGGCACGGCACCTGGGTACCATCCTGGGTGATCGACGCGCCCACTGTGCGACGGATTACCGCCGAACGCAACGCCGAGGTGCGCCGTTGCGCGATCGAACGCATCGGTTGGTCGACCTTCATCGACCGGGCGGGCCTGGCGCTCGTCGGAAGGGCGGCCGATCCAGGTAACCCCGGTTGCGAGCTGAGCCTCTATGACCTCCCGCGGCACCGGGGAGTCACACCGACCCGCCTGTTGCACGCCGTCAACGGTTCGGTTGAGCGCGATGGCACCCGCCGCCAGTATGGGCTGCACGTGCCGCCCTGGTTCGACGATCCGATCGACGCGGCCGGCTGGTCATACGGGCTGAGGGGAGCCCAGTACGCCCAGCTGCGACGCCGTACCTGA
- the uvrA gene encoding excinuclease ABC subunit UvrA, translating into MADRLVVRGAREHNLRGVDIDLPRDSMIVFTGLSGSGKSSLAFDTIFAEGQRRYVESLSAYARQFLGQMDKPDVDFIEGLSPAVSIDQKSTSRNPRSTVGTITEVYDYLRLLYARAGKPHCPRCGEPIRKQTPQQIVDQVLEMEQGTRFQVLAPVIRGRKGEYVDLFANLQQQGYSRARVDGTVYPLTEPPKLKKQEKHDIGVVVDRLAVKSTAKQRLTDSVETALRLADGLVELEFVDLPEGDPHRIRGFSENLACPNGHPLAIEDLEPRSFSFNSPYGACPDCTGIGVRKEVDPELVVPDDELSLAEGAIAPWAGGQSADYFQRLLESLAATIGFRMDTPWRKLPAKAQKAVLHGVDEQVHVRYRNRYGRQRSYYANFEGVIPFLERRQEQTESEAMRERYEGYMREVPCPVCQGSRLKPEILAVTLEHVTQGARSIAEVCALSVGEASEFLDELVLGKRESMIAGAVLKEIQARLHFLLDVGLDYLSLDRAAGTLSGGEAQRIRLATQIGSGLVGVLYVLDEPSIGLHQRDNHRLIETLSRLRSLGNTLIVVEHDEDTIRASDWVVDIGPGAGEHGGQIVHSGPYKKLLRNKDSLTGDYLARRREIPVPDIRRPADHKRQLTVVGAREHNLRGIDVSFPLGCLIAVTGVSGSGKSTLVNDILATVLANKLNSARQVPGRHTRVRGLNLVDKLVRVDQSPIGRTPRSNPATYTGVWDHVRKLFAATTEAKVRGYQPGRFSFNVKGGRCEACAGDGTIKIEMNFLPDVYVPCEVCKGARYNRETLEVHYKGKTVAEVLDMPIEEAAEFFEPIKAIHRHLQTLVDVGLGYVRLGQPAPTLSGGEAQRVKLASELQKRSTGQTVYVLDEPTTGLHFEDIRKLLGVINGLVDKGNTVIIIEHNLDVVKTSDWVVDMGPEGGSAGGMVVAEGTPEDVAANEDSYTGQFLQPILE; encoded by the coding sequence GTGGCTGATCGTCTCGTCGTTCGCGGAGCACGCGAACACAACCTCCGCGGGGTGGACATCGACCTGCCGCGGGACAGCATGATCGTGTTCACCGGGCTTTCCGGTTCGGGCAAGTCGAGCCTGGCCTTCGACACGATCTTCGCGGAGGGCCAGCGGCGCTACGTCGAGTCACTGTCCGCGTACGCTCGCCAGTTCCTCGGCCAGATGGACAAACCCGACGTCGACTTCATCGAGGGCCTCTCGCCCGCGGTGTCCATCGACCAGAAGTCCACCTCGCGTAACCCGCGCTCGACGGTGGGCACCATCACCGAGGTCTACGACTACCTCCGCCTGCTCTATGCCCGCGCCGGCAAGCCGCACTGCCCGCGGTGCGGCGAGCCGATCCGGAAGCAGACCCCGCAGCAGATCGTGGACCAGGTCCTCGAGATGGAGCAGGGCACCCGCTTCCAGGTGCTCGCCCCGGTGATCCGCGGCCGCAAGGGCGAGTACGTCGACCTCTTCGCCAACCTGCAACAACAAGGCTACTCCCGGGCCAGGGTGGACGGCACCGTCTACCCCCTGACCGAGCCACCCAAGCTGAAGAAACAGGAGAAGCACGACATCGGGGTGGTGGTCGACCGCCTCGCCGTGAAGTCCACCGCCAAGCAGCGGCTCACCGACTCGGTGGAGACCGCCCTGCGCCTCGCCGACGGTCTGGTCGAACTCGAGTTCGTCGACCTGCCGGAGGGCGACCCGCACCGCATCCGCGGCTTTTCCGAGAACCTCGCCTGCCCGAACGGCCACCCGCTGGCCATCGAGGACCTCGAGCCACGCTCCTTCTCCTTCAACTCCCCTTACGGCGCCTGCCCGGACTGCACCGGCATCGGCGTCCGCAAGGAGGTCGATCCCGAGCTCGTCGTGCCGGACGACGAACTCTCCCTCGCCGAGGGCGCCATCGCACCCTGGGCAGGTGGGCAGAGCGCGGACTACTTCCAGCGGCTGCTGGAATCCCTCGCCGCCACCATCGGCTTCCGGATGGACACCCCCTGGCGAAAGCTGCCGGCCAAGGCGCAGAAGGCGGTCCTGCACGGGGTGGACGAGCAGGTGCACGTCCGCTACCGCAACCGGTACGGGCGCCAGCGCTCCTACTACGCCAACTTCGAGGGTGTCATCCCCTTCCTGGAACGCCGCCAGGAGCAGACCGAGTCCGAGGCCATGCGCGAGCGCTACGAGGGCTACATGCGCGAGGTCCCCTGCCCGGTCTGCCAGGGCAGCAGGCTCAAGCCGGAGATCCTTGCCGTCACCCTCGAGCACGTCACCCAGGGCGCCCGATCCATCGCCGAGGTCTGCGCGCTCTCGGTCGGGGAGGCCTCCGAGTTCCTGGACGAACTGGTGCTCGGCAAGCGCGAGTCGATGATCGCCGGGGCGGTGCTCAAGGAGATCCAGGCCCGCCTGCACTTCCTGCTGGACGTCGGCCTCGACTACCTCTCCCTGGACCGGGCCGCGGGCACCCTGTCCGGCGGCGAGGCACAACGCATCCGGCTGGCCACCCAGATCGGCTCCGGCCTGGTCGGGGTGTTGTACGTGCTGGACGAGCCCTCCATCGGCCTGCACCAGCGGGACAACCACCGGCTGATCGAGACGCTGAGCCGGCTGCGCAGCCTTGGCAACACGCTGATCGTGGTCGAGCACGACGAGGACACCATCCGGGCCAGCGACTGGGTGGTCGACATCGGCCCCGGCGCGGGGGAGCACGGCGGCCAGATCGTGCACAGCGGCCCGTACAAGAAGCTCCTGCGCAACAAGGATTCGCTGACCGGTGACTACCTCGCGCGGCGGCGGGAGATCCCGGTGCCCGACATCCGCCGCCCCGCGGACCACAAGCGCCAGCTGACCGTGGTCGGCGCCCGCGAGCACAACCTGCGCGGGATCGACGTGTCCTTCCCGCTCGGCTGCCTGATCGCGGTCACCGGGGTCTCCGGATCGGGCAAGTCCACACTGGTCAACGACATCCTGGCCACCGTGCTGGCGAACAAGCTCAACAGCGCCCGCCAGGTGCCCGGCAGGCACACCCGGGTCCGCGGGCTGAATCTGGTGGACAAGCTGGTGCGGGTGGACCAGTCGCCGATCGGGCGCACCCCGCGCTCCAACCCGGCCACCTACACCGGGGTCTGGGATCACGTCCGGAAGCTGTTCGCGGCCACCACCGAGGCGAAGGTCCGTGGCTACCAGCCCGGCCGGTTCTCCTTCAACGTCAAGGGCGGCCGGTGCGAGGCGTGCGCGGGCGACGGCACGATCAAGATCGAGATGAACTTCCTGCCGGACGTCTACGTGCCCTGCGAGGTCTGCAAGGGTGCCCGCTACAACCGCGAAACCCTCGAGGTGCACTACAAGGGCAAGACCGTCGCCGAGGTCCTCGACATGCCGATCGAGGAGGCGGCCGAGTTCTTCGAGCCGATCAAGGCCATCCACCGGCACCTGCAGACCCTGGTCGACGTCGGCCTCGGCTACGTGCGCCTCGGCCAGCCGGCGCCGACGCTCTCCGGTGGCGAGGCGCAGCGCGTGAAGCTCGCCAGCGAGCTGCAGAAGCGCTCCACCGGCCAGACCGTCTACGTGCTGGACGAGCCGACCACCGGCCTGCACTTCGAGGACATCCGCAAGCTCCTCGGCGTGATCAACGGCCTGGTCGACAAGGGCAACACCGTGATCATCATCGAGCACAACCTGGACGTGGTCAAAACCTCCGACTGGGTCGTGGACATGGGGCCGGAGGGTGGCTCCGCGGGTGGCATGGTGGTCGCCGAGGGCACCCCGGAGGACGTCGCGGCCAACGAGGACAGCTACACCGGGCAGTTCCTCCAGCCGATCCTGGAGTGA
- a CDS encoding YceI family protein yields MAYLDHQPVPGVAVRCDADRSTRANTENHPDITFASTTVDRVDGRWVLPGSLTVLGRTREVEVPVDDVRLDERAPRRGWTATSSASP; encoded by the coding sequence GTGGCGTACCTCGACCATCAGCCGGTCCCCGGCGTTGCCGTCCGGTGTGACGCTGACCGGTCGACCCGGGCAAACACCGAGAACCATCCGGACATCACCTTCGCCTCGACCACCGTGGACCGGGTCGACGGACGCTGGGTGCTGCCGGGGTCGCTGACCGTGCTGGGCCGCACCCGCGAGGTCGAGGTACCCGTGGACGACGTGCGCCTGGACGAGCGTGCGCCTCGGCGAGGGTGGACCGCTACGAGTTCGGCATCACCGTGA
- a CDS encoding alpha/beta fold hydrolase has translation MSGIETRVLDVPGARLRYDIRGDLSAPGAAERTVFLIGSPMDAAGFGTLAGYLTDRPVVTYDPRHTGRSERADDSEITPDVHAEDLHHVINDLDVPMVNIFGSSGGAINGLALVTAHPEQVRILVAHEPPTVSVLPDREPLEEACRDIHDTYQRDGMGAAMAKFIALTRHTGELPEDWSQRPAPEPAQFGLPAEDDGNRDDPLLGTAMLTVPSHELDFGALAAASTMIHLALGIESEGQLTARATREIAGRLGSAPVVFPSHHGGFLGDEYGMPGQPAAFAGKLKELLDVD, from the coding sequence ATGTCCGGCATTGAAACCCGAGTCCTCGACGTACCAGGCGCGCGTCTGCGGTACGACATCCGTGGTGACCTGTCCGCTCCCGGCGCCGCCGAACGCACCGTGTTCCTGATCGGCTCGCCGATGGACGCGGCCGGGTTCGGCACGCTGGCCGGTTACCTCACCGACCGGCCGGTGGTGACTTACGATCCCCGGCACACCGGTCGCAGCGAACGGGCCGACGACTCCGAGATCACACCGGATGTGCACGCCGAGGACCTGCACCACGTGATCAACGATCTCGACGTGCCGATGGTGAACATCTTCGGCAGCAGCGGTGGGGCGATCAACGGGCTGGCCCTGGTCACCGCCCACCCCGAGCAGGTGCGGATCCTCGTCGCGCACGAGCCACCCACGGTGTCGGTGTTGCCAGACCGGGAGCCACTCGAGGAGGCCTGCCGCGACATCCACGACACGTACCAGCGCGACGGCATGGGCGCGGCCATGGCCAAGTTCATCGCCCTGACCCGCCACACCGGCGAGCTGCCCGAGGACTGGTCCCAGCGACCCGCACCGGAACCGGCCCAGTTCGGCCTGCCCGCCGAGGACGACGGCAACCGGGACGACCCTTTGCTCGGCACGGCCATGCTCACCGTTCCCAGCCACGAGCTCGACTTCGGCGCGCTGGCGGCAGCATCCACGATGATCCACCTGGCGCTGGGTATCGAGTCCGAAGGCCAGCTGACCGCGCGGGCCACGCGCGAGATCGCCGGCCGCCTCGGCTCCGCGCCGGTCGTGTTTCCCAGCCATCACGGCGGATTTCTCGGTGACGAGTACGGCATGCCGGGCCAGCCGGCCGCGTTCGCCGGGAAGCTCAAGGAGCTGCTGGACGTCGACTGA
- a CDS encoding GNAT family N-acetyltransferase, with product MASEHEALALRPANPEDAQAIAEIWQAGWRDGHLGHVPDALAAVRTEESFAVRAEQRVGDTVVATVDGAVVGFVMVVGDEVEQVYVSTPHRGSGVAAVLLTEAERLVAANGHDRAWLAVVAGNARARRFYERNGWADEGRFDYPAASDTGLIPVPAHRYVKRTPPG from the coding sequence ATGGCAAGCGAGCACGAAGCCCTGGCGCTGCGTCCCGCCAACCCCGAGGACGCGCAGGCGATCGCCGAGATCTGGCAGGCCGGATGGCGTGACGGCCATCTCGGACACGTTCCCGATGCGCTCGCCGCGGTGCGAACCGAGGAGTCTTTCGCCGTGCGCGCCGAGCAGCGGGTCGGCGACACGGTGGTAGCGACCGTCGACGGCGCGGTGGTGGGATTCGTGATGGTGGTCGGGGACGAGGTGGAGCAGGTCTACGTATCCACACCGCACCGCGGTAGCGGCGTGGCCGCCGTGCTACTCACCGAAGCGGAGCGCTTGGTGGCGGCGAATGGTCACGACCGCGCCTGGCTCGCCGTTGTTGCCGGCAATGCCCGGGCTCGCAGGTTCTACGAACGCAACGGGTGGGCCGATGAGGGACGTTTCGACTACCCGGCCGCCAGTGACACCGGCCTCATCCCGGTCCCGGCACACCGCTACGTGAAGCGAACACCGCCCGGATAA
- a CDS encoding ATP-dependent endonuclease → MNVDGGDRAAILVEGPSDRRAIEAVARRRGRDLRAEGIAVVSMGGVTNIGHFLGRLGQGGRGLRLAGMCDAAEEHYFRRGLERAGYGHVLSRVEMAALGFHVCVEDLEDELIRALGTERVERLLADEGDLASFRVLQKQPAQRDRELGRQLRRFLGSRSGRKARYAGLLVEALDPARLPEPLERVLGHV, encoded by the coding sequence ATGAACGTCGACGGGGGTGACCGGGCCGCCATCCTGGTCGAAGGACCGAGTGACCGGCGCGCGATCGAGGCCGTTGCCCGGCGCCGCGGCCGGGACCTGCGGGCCGAAGGGATCGCGGTGGTGTCGATGGGCGGGGTGACGAACATCGGCCACTTTCTGGGACGGCTCGGCCAGGGTGGCCGCGGCCTGCGGCTGGCCGGGATGTGCGACGCTGCCGAGGAGCACTACTTCCGGCGTGGCCTTGAGCGGGCCGGATACGGTCACGTCCTGTCCCGGGTGGAGATGGCGGCACTCGGTTTCCACGTCTGTGTGGAGGACCTCGAGGACGAGCTGATTCGCGCACTGGGGACGGAGCGGGTCGAGCGCCTGCTCGCGGACGAGGGCGATCTCGCGTCCTTCCGCGTCCTGCAGAAGCAGCCCGCCCAGCGGGATCGGGAGCTCGGGCGGCAACTGCGCCGGTTCCTCGGCTCCCGTTCCGGCCGGAAGGCCCGGTACGCGGGACTGCTCGTCGAGGCGCTGGACCCTGCGCGGCTACCCGAGCCGTTGGAGCGCGTGCTCGGGCATGTCTGA